GTCAGGTTGTACTTCAGCGCATTGGTCGGGAAGGCGGGCAAGGCGCCGACGCGCATCTTCACGTCCTGCAGCGAATCAAAGCCCTTGGCCAGATGGTGCGCCACGATGCCGATGAAGCCCGGCGCCAGGCCGCACTGCGGCATGAAGGCGGTGCGGGCGCCTTCGGCGATGCGCTTGATCTCTTTGGTCGCGGCCACGTCCTCGGTCAGGTCGAAGTAGTGGCATCCGGCTTCCAGCGCCATGTGGGCCGCGGTGATGGCCAGGTGGTACGGCAGCGCATTGACCACAACTTGCTGGCCACGCAGCGCGGCGGCGAGATGCGGCTTGCTGTCGGTGTCCACCACCTGGGTCGCCAGGCCTTGCGCGGCCAGCGGCTTCAAGGCGGCCTCGTTGCGATCCATCACGGTGACTTGGTAATCGCCGCTGCCTTGCAGCAGTCGCGCGATCGTCTGGCCGATGTGTCCGGCGCCCAGCAGTGCCACTTTCATGTCCGACTCCTTGTAGTTGACAGGACCGCCACGCGGCCCGGGGAATGCCATGACCGCAGTCTCCCCATGGTCGCTGACGAAAGAAAGCGCGAGTTCGACGAATCTCGCTACGATTCCGACGATTCGTCATCCCATTCCACCATTCCGTCGAAAACTAGGGTTTGTCATGACACCCAGAAAACCGGCCCATGCAACGGCCGCATCGACCCCGTCGACCACCACGGCGCCCGCTTCCGCAGGCAGCGGCACGTCCGGCGCCTCCGGCAGCCCCAGGCGCGGCGCGAAGGCGAGCGCCACCGCTGGCCCGGGTGCCGGCGGGTCGTCGTCATCCGCTGAAGCGTCGATGGCGACCCTGCGCGACCGCATCGACCGCGAACTGATCGCCCTGCTCCAAGCCAATGCGCGCGCCAGCACGGCGAATCTGGCACGGCAATTGGGCGTGGCCCGCACCACGGTGGTGGCCCGGCTGGCCCGATTGGAGGCCGACGGACTGATCGCCGGCTACACGGTGCGTCTGGGCGGGGAGGCGGTCGAGCGCGGGGTTCAGGCCTTCGTCGGCATCACGGTGGAACCTCGGGCGGGGCGGGAGGTGGTGAAGCGGCTGTCGCGCTTTCCGGAGCTGCGGCAGCTCGCGTCGGTGAGCGGCGCGTTCGACTACATGGCCACGCTACGGG
The Roseateles amylovorans genome window above contains:
- a CDS encoding Lrp/AsnC family transcriptional regulator; this encodes MATLRDRIDRELIALLQANARASTANLARQLGVARTTVVARLARLEADGLIAGYTVRLGGEAVERGVQAFVGITVEPRAGREVVKRLSRFPELRQLASVSGAFDYMATLRADSTARLDALLDEIGEIDGVIKTHTSVLLALRVDRNA